One Scleropages formosus chromosome 8, fSclFor1.1, whole genome shotgun sequence DNA window includes the following coding sequences:
- the blnk gene encoding B-cell linker protein isoform X3, whose product MAECSETVRSTKIDGRWLLNLSGRDLSRFSVIHQPQLQKMVQDIKKNDGSIMNRLKRFQNEQAAFIRKTGRNTWDRFKSKPPPKVPVRDYSPDDDQEGDQWSGSEFDSDTYEDPQENNDDSYEPPPCERNKRIFPPASSAPFSKGEYIDSRDRPGESSGDRRGDRRGDRPGDRPGDRPVQPPRKPILPPERPAAVRPDNDDEDYINPEDEDDNYIDPSEKPASDAKQGAKRKEGSPSNRRGAAVRTHSPDVYEVPDPEENCPPNNRPSVHLRISAQSLPPVASPRILSKKPLPSPKPQDEDEYEVCDADESDSVDQEDVPVLPLKAPAPRPRDLKSPNPPLKPKPVINTESEAKPVPLKRDIPNATPSSSCSSLAKTRSPCLREASSPKPPVEQRSQSANKPSADEKDAGVYQKPWYAGSCDRKTAEDALTRSNKDGSFMVRKSSGQDVQQPYTLVVFYKNRVYNIPVRYIQSLHQYALGREKKGEEHFSSVCSIIENHQKKALVLIDSQNNTKDSTKLSHAVKP is encoded by the exons ATGGCTGAATGTTCCGAAACCGTGAGAAGCACGAAAATAGATGGACGCTGGCTGCTG AACCTGTCCGGCAGAGACCTCAGCAGATTCAGCGTCATACACCAGCC GCAGCTCCAGAAGATGGTCCAGGATATCAAGAAGAATGATGGAAGCATCATGAACAGACTGAAGAG GTTTCAGAATGAACAAGCAGCTTTTATACGCAAAACTGGGAGAAATACATGGGACCG ATTTAAAAGCAAACCTCCACCAAAGGTGCCTGTCAGGGACTACAGTCCCG ATGATGACCAGGAGGGTGACCAGTGGTCGGGCTCTGAGTTT GACAGCGACACGTACGAGGATCCGCAGGAGAACAACGATGACAGCTACGAGCCGCCCCCCTGCGAGAGGAACAAGAGGATATTCCCTCCCGCCTCATCCGCACCCTTTTCCAAAGGTGAATACATAG ACAGCCGAGACAGGCCTGGTGAGAGCAGCGGCGACAGGCGTGGCGACAGGCGTGGCGACAGGCCGGGCGACAGGCCGGGAGACAGGCCGGTCCAGCCCCCCCGGAAACCAATCCTCCCCCCGGAGAGGCCCGCTGCTGTCCGGCCCGACAACGATGAT GAGGACTACATTAACCCCGAAGATGAAGATGATAACTACATTGATCCTTCAGAGAAGCCTGCTTCAG ATGCGAAACAGGGAGCAAAACGAAAGGAGGGGAGCCCGTCCAACAGAAGAGGAGCAGCGGTTCGgacacacagcccag ATGTGTATGAGGTACCGGACCCAGAG GAAAACTGCCCACCAAACAACAG ACCAAGTGTCCATCTAAGAATTTCTGCTCAAAGCCTGCCCCCTGTAGCCAGTCCCAG AATCCTCTCCAAGAAACCTCTTCCCAGTCCA AAACCACAGGATGAAGACGAGTATGAAGTGTGCGATGCAGATGAAA GTGACAGCGTTGACCAGGAAGACGTCCCGGTCCTCCCACTGAAAGCCCCGGCACCTCGGCCCAGGGACCT aaagAGCCCAAATCCGCCCCTGAAGCCG AAACCTGTCATAAACACAGAGAGTGAAG CCAAACCAGTGCCCTTGAAGCGCGACATCCCAAATGCAACGCCTTCATCCTCCTGCAGTAGTCTGGCAAAAACACG GTCCCCGTGCCTGCGGGAGGCCTCCTCTCCTA AACCCCCCGTGGAACAAAGGAGCCAAAGCGCGAACAAGCCGAGCGCCGACGAGAAG GATGCAGGTGTCTATCAGAAACCATGGTATGCAGGATCCTGCGATCGCAAGACGGCAGAAGATGCTTTGACCCGCTCAAATAAG GACGGGTCATTCATGGTGAGAAAGAGCTCTGGCCAGGACGTCCAGCAGCCGTACACGCTGGTGGTGTTTTACAAGAACAGAGTGTACAACATCCCAGTGCGGTACATTCAGTCTTTACATCAGTACGCTCTGGGCAGGGAGAAGAAGGGAGAAGAG CACTTCAGCAGCGTCTGCAGCATCATCGAGAACCACCAGAAGAAGGCCCTGGTTCTCATCGACAGTCAGAATAACACCAAGGACTCCACCAAACTTAGCCATGCTGTGAAACCCTAG
- the blnk gene encoding B-cell linker protein isoform X6: MDKLNKFTAPATEKIRQLQKMVQDIKKNDGSIMNRLKRFKSKPPPKVPVRDYSPDDDQEGDQWSGSEFDSDTYEDPQENNDDSYEPPPCERNKRIFPPASSAPFSKGEYIDSRDRPGESSGDRRGDRRGDRPGDRPGDRPVQPPRKPILPPERPAAVRPDNDDEDYINPEDEDDNYIDPSEKPASDAKQGAKRKEGSPSNRRGAAVRTHSPDVYEVPDPEENCPPNNRPSVHLRISAQSLPPVASPRILSKKPLPSPKPQDEDEYEVCDADESDSVDQEDVPVLPLKAPAPRPRDLKSPNPPLKPKPVINTESEAKPVPLKRDIPNATPSSSCSSLAKTRSPCLREASSPKPPVEQRSQSANKPSADEKDAGVYQKPWYAGSCDRKTAEDALTRSNKDGSFMVRKSSGQDVQQPYTLVVFYKNRVYNIPVRYIQSLHQYALGREKKGEEHFSSVCSIIENHQKKALVLIDSQNNTKDSTKLSHAVKP, translated from the exons ATGGACAAACTAAATAAATTCACTGCTCCTGCAACTGAGAAGATCAG GCAGCTCCAGAAGATGGTCCAGGATATCAAGAAGAATGATGGAAGCATCATGAACAGACTGAAGAG ATTTAAAAGCAAACCTCCACCAAAGGTGCCTGTCAGGGACTACAGTCCCG ATGATGACCAGGAGGGTGACCAGTGGTCGGGCTCTGAGTTT GACAGCGACACGTACGAGGATCCGCAGGAGAACAACGATGACAGCTACGAGCCGCCCCCCTGCGAGAGGAACAAGAGGATATTCCCTCCCGCCTCATCCGCACCCTTTTCCAAAGGTGAATACATAG ACAGCCGAGACAGGCCTGGTGAGAGCAGCGGCGACAGGCGTGGCGACAGGCGTGGCGACAGGCCGGGCGACAGGCCGGGAGACAGGCCGGTCCAGCCCCCCCGGAAACCAATCCTCCCCCCGGAGAGGCCCGCTGCTGTCCGGCCCGACAACGATGAT GAGGACTACATTAACCCCGAAGATGAAGATGATAACTACATTGATCCTTCAGAGAAGCCTGCTTCAG ATGCGAAACAGGGAGCAAAACGAAAGGAGGGGAGCCCGTCCAACAGAAGAGGAGCAGCGGTTCGgacacacagcccag ATGTGTATGAGGTACCGGACCCAGAG GAAAACTGCCCACCAAACAACAG ACCAAGTGTCCATCTAAGAATTTCTGCTCAAAGCCTGCCCCCTGTAGCCAGTCCCAG AATCCTCTCCAAGAAACCTCTTCCCAGTCCA AAACCACAGGATGAAGACGAGTATGAAGTGTGCGATGCAGATGAAA GTGACAGCGTTGACCAGGAAGACGTCCCGGTCCTCCCACTGAAAGCCCCGGCACCTCGGCCCAGGGACCT aaagAGCCCAAATCCGCCCCTGAAGCCG AAACCTGTCATAAACACAGAGAGTGAAG CCAAACCAGTGCCCTTGAAGCGCGACATCCCAAATGCAACGCCTTCATCCTCCTGCAGTAGTCTGGCAAAAACACG GTCCCCGTGCCTGCGGGAGGCCTCCTCTCCTA AACCCCCCGTGGAACAAAGGAGCCAAAGCGCGAACAAGCCGAGCGCCGACGAGAAG GATGCAGGTGTCTATCAGAAACCATGGTATGCAGGATCCTGCGATCGCAAGACGGCAGAAGATGCTTTGACCCGCTCAAATAAG GACGGGTCATTCATGGTGAGAAAGAGCTCTGGCCAGGACGTCCAGCAGCCGTACACGCTGGTGGTGTTTTACAAGAACAGAGTGTACAACATCCCAGTGCGGTACATTCAGTCTTTACATCAGTACGCTCTGGGCAGGGAGAAGAAGGGAGAAGAG CACTTCAGCAGCGTCTGCAGCATCATCGAGAACCACCAGAAGAAGGCCCTGGTTCTCATCGACAGTCAGAATAACACCAAGGACTCCACCAAACTTAGCCATGCTGTGAAACCCTAG
- the blnk gene encoding B-cell linker protein isoform X5, translating to MSHLSRQLQKMVQDIKKNDGSIMNRLKRFQNEQAAFIRKTGRNTWDRFKSKPPPKVPVRDYSPDDDQEGDQWSGSEFDSDTYEDPQENNDDSYEPPPCERNKRIFPPASSAPFSKGEYIDSRDRPGESSGDRRGDRRGDRPGDRPGDRPVQPPRKPILPPERPAAVRPDNDDEDYINPEDEDDNYIDPSEKPASDAKQGAKRKEGSPSNRRGAAVRTHSPDVYEVPDPEENCPPNNRPSVHLRISAQSLPPVASPRILSKKPLPSPKPQDEDEYEVCDADESDSVDQEDVPVLPLKAPAPRPRDLKSPNPPLKPKPVINTESEAKPVPLKRDIPNATPSSSCSSLAKTRSPCLREASSPKPPVEQRSQSANKPSADEKDAGVYQKPWYAGSCDRKTAEDALTRSNKDGSFMVRKSSGQDVQQPYTLVVFYKNRVYNIPVRYIQSLHQYALGREKKGEEHFSSVCSIIENHQKKALVLIDSQNNTKDSTKLSHAVKP from the exons ATGAGTCACCTTTCGAG GCAGCTCCAGAAGATGGTCCAGGATATCAAGAAGAATGATGGAAGCATCATGAACAGACTGAAGAG GTTTCAGAATGAACAAGCAGCTTTTATACGCAAAACTGGGAGAAATACATGGGACCG ATTTAAAAGCAAACCTCCACCAAAGGTGCCTGTCAGGGACTACAGTCCCG ATGATGACCAGGAGGGTGACCAGTGGTCGGGCTCTGAGTTT GACAGCGACACGTACGAGGATCCGCAGGAGAACAACGATGACAGCTACGAGCCGCCCCCCTGCGAGAGGAACAAGAGGATATTCCCTCCCGCCTCATCCGCACCCTTTTCCAAAGGTGAATACATAG ACAGCCGAGACAGGCCTGGTGAGAGCAGCGGCGACAGGCGTGGCGACAGGCGTGGCGACAGGCCGGGCGACAGGCCGGGAGACAGGCCGGTCCAGCCCCCCCGGAAACCAATCCTCCCCCCGGAGAGGCCCGCTGCTGTCCGGCCCGACAACGATGAT GAGGACTACATTAACCCCGAAGATGAAGATGATAACTACATTGATCCTTCAGAGAAGCCTGCTTCAG ATGCGAAACAGGGAGCAAAACGAAAGGAGGGGAGCCCGTCCAACAGAAGAGGAGCAGCGGTTCGgacacacagcccag ATGTGTATGAGGTACCGGACCCAGAG GAAAACTGCCCACCAAACAACAG ACCAAGTGTCCATCTAAGAATTTCTGCTCAAAGCCTGCCCCCTGTAGCCAGTCCCAG AATCCTCTCCAAGAAACCTCTTCCCAGTCCA AAACCACAGGATGAAGACGAGTATGAAGTGTGCGATGCAGATGAAA GTGACAGCGTTGACCAGGAAGACGTCCCGGTCCTCCCACTGAAAGCCCCGGCACCTCGGCCCAGGGACCT aaagAGCCCAAATCCGCCCCTGAAGCCG AAACCTGTCATAAACACAGAGAGTGAAG CCAAACCAGTGCCCTTGAAGCGCGACATCCCAAATGCAACGCCTTCATCCTCCTGCAGTAGTCTGGCAAAAACACG GTCCCCGTGCCTGCGGGAGGCCTCCTCTCCTA AACCCCCCGTGGAACAAAGGAGCCAAAGCGCGAACAAGCCGAGCGCCGACGAGAAG GATGCAGGTGTCTATCAGAAACCATGGTATGCAGGATCCTGCGATCGCAAGACGGCAGAAGATGCTTTGACCCGCTCAAATAAG GACGGGTCATTCATGGTGAGAAAGAGCTCTGGCCAGGACGTCCAGCAGCCGTACACGCTGGTGGTGTTTTACAAGAACAGAGTGTACAACATCCCAGTGCGGTACATTCAGTCTTTACATCAGTACGCTCTGGGCAGGGAGAAGAAGGGAGAAGAG CACTTCAGCAGCGTCTGCAGCATCATCGAGAACCACCAGAAGAAGGCCCTGGTTCTCATCGACAGTCAGAATAACACCAAGGACTCCACCAAACTTAGCCATGCTGTGAAACCCTAG
- the blnk gene encoding B-cell linker protein isoform X4: MDKLNKFTAPATEKIRQLQKMVQDIKKNDGSIMNRLKRFQNEQAAFIRKTGRNTWDRFKSKPPPKVPVRDYSPDDDQEGDQWSGSEFDSDTYEDPQENNDDSYEPPPCERNKRIFPPASSAPFSKGEYIDSRDRPGESSGDRRGDRRGDRPGDRPGDRPVQPPRKPILPPERPAAVRPDNDDEDYINPEDEDDNYIDPSEKPASDAKQGAKRKEGSPSNRRGAAVRTHSPDVYEVPDPEENCPPNNRPSVHLRISAQSLPPVASPRILSKKPLPSPKPQDEDEYEVCDADESDSVDQEDVPVLPLKAPAPRPRDLKSPNPPLKPKPVINTESEAKPVPLKRDIPNATPSSSCSSLAKTRSPCLREASSPKPPVEQRSQSANKPSADEKDAGVYQKPWYAGSCDRKTAEDALTRSNKDGSFMVRKSSGQDVQQPYTLVVFYKNRVYNIPVRYIQSLHQYALGREKKGEEHFSSVCSIIENHQKKALVLIDSQNNTKDSTKLSHAVKP, from the exons ATGGACAAACTAAATAAATTCACTGCTCCTGCAACTGAGAAGATCAG GCAGCTCCAGAAGATGGTCCAGGATATCAAGAAGAATGATGGAAGCATCATGAACAGACTGAAGAG GTTTCAGAATGAACAAGCAGCTTTTATACGCAAAACTGGGAGAAATACATGGGACCG ATTTAAAAGCAAACCTCCACCAAAGGTGCCTGTCAGGGACTACAGTCCCG ATGATGACCAGGAGGGTGACCAGTGGTCGGGCTCTGAGTTT GACAGCGACACGTACGAGGATCCGCAGGAGAACAACGATGACAGCTACGAGCCGCCCCCCTGCGAGAGGAACAAGAGGATATTCCCTCCCGCCTCATCCGCACCCTTTTCCAAAGGTGAATACATAG ACAGCCGAGACAGGCCTGGTGAGAGCAGCGGCGACAGGCGTGGCGACAGGCGTGGCGACAGGCCGGGCGACAGGCCGGGAGACAGGCCGGTCCAGCCCCCCCGGAAACCAATCCTCCCCCCGGAGAGGCCCGCTGCTGTCCGGCCCGACAACGATGAT GAGGACTACATTAACCCCGAAGATGAAGATGATAACTACATTGATCCTTCAGAGAAGCCTGCTTCAG ATGCGAAACAGGGAGCAAAACGAAAGGAGGGGAGCCCGTCCAACAGAAGAGGAGCAGCGGTTCGgacacacagcccag ATGTGTATGAGGTACCGGACCCAGAG GAAAACTGCCCACCAAACAACAG ACCAAGTGTCCATCTAAGAATTTCTGCTCAAAGCCTGCCCCCTGTAGCCAGTCCCAG AATCCTCTCCAAGAAACCTCTTCCCAGTCCA AAACCACAGGATGAAGACGAGTATGAAGTGTGCGATGCAGATGAAA GTGACAGCGTTGACCAGGAAGACGTCCCGGTCCTCCCACTGAAAGCCCCGGCACCTCGGCCCAGGGACCT aaagAGCCCAAATCCGCCCCTGAAGCCG AAACCTGTCATAAACACAGAGAGTGAAG CCAAACCAGTGCCCTTGAAGCGCGACATCCCAAATGCAACGCCTTCATCCTCCTGCAGTAGTCTGGCAAAAACACG GTCCCCGTGCCTGCGGGAGGCCTCCTCTCCTA AACCCCCCGTGGAACAAAGGAGCCAAAGCGCGAACAAGCCGAGCGCCGACGAGAAG GATGCAGGTGTCTATCAGAAACCATGGTATGCAGGATCCTGCGATCGCAAGACGGCAGAAGATGCTTTGACCCGCTCAAATAAG GACGGGTCATTCATGGTGAGAAAGAGCTCTGGCCAGGACGTCCAGCAGCCGTACACGCTGGTGGTGTTTTACAAGAACAGAGTGTACAACATCCCAGTGCGGTACATTCAGTCTTTACATCAGTACGCTCTGGGCAGGGAGAAGAAGGGAGAAGAG CACTTCAGCAGCGTCTGCAGCATCATCGAGAACCACCAGAAGAAGGCCCTGGTTCTCATCGACAGTCAGAATAACACCAAGGACTCCACCAAACTTAGCCATGCTGTGAAACCCTAG
- the blnk gene encoding B-cell linker protein isoform X2 — protein MRASTQSSIEKKGFSPAPGSRGDSESPGMAAVNLPTKEQCETWTPKQVADFLSQNGMAECSETVRSTKIDGRWLLNLSGRDLSRFSVIHQPQLQKMVQDIKKNDGSIMNRLKRFKSKPPPKVPVRDYSPDDDQEGDQWSGSEFDSDTYEDPQENNDDSYEPPPCERNKRIFPPASSAPFSKGEYIDSRDRPGESSGDRRGDRRGDRPGDRPGDRPVQPPRKPILPPERPAAVRPDNDDEDYINPEDEDDNYIDPSEKPASDAKQGAKRKEGSPSNRRGAAVRTHSPDVYEVPDPEENCPPNNRPSVHLRISAQSLPPVASPRILSKKPLPSPKPQDEDEYEVCDADESDSVDQEDVPVLPLKAPAPRPRDLKSPNPPLKPKPVINTESEAKPVPLKRDIPNATPSSSCSSLAKTRSPCLREASSPKPPVEQRSQSANKPSADEKDAGVYQKPWYAGSCDRKTAEDALTRSNKDGSFMVRKSSGQDVQQPYTLVVFYKNRVYNIPVRYIQSLHQYALGREKKGEEHFSSVCSIIENHQKKALVLIDSQNNTKDSTKLSHAVKP, from the exons ATGAGGGCCTCAACGCAGAGCAGCATCGAGAAGAAGGGCTTCTCGCCAGCGCCGGGTTCACGCGGCGACTCCGAGAGCCCGGGAATGGCAGCGGTGAACCTTCCCACCAAGGAGCAGTGCGAAACCTGGACCCCCAAGCAAGTGGCCGACTTCCTGAGCCAG AATGGAATGGCTGAATGTTCCGAAACCGTGAGAAGCACGAAAATAGATGGACGCTGGCTGCTG AACCTGTCCGGCAGAGACCTCAGCAGATTCAGCGTCATACACCAGCC GCAGCTCCAGAAGATGGTCCAGGATATCAAGAAGAATGATGGAAGCATCATGAACAGACTGAAGAG ATTTAAAAGCAAACCTCCACCAAAGGTGCCTGTCAGGGACTACAGTCCCG ATGATGACCAGGAGGGTGACCAGTGGTCGGGCTCTGAGTTT GACAGCGACACGTACGAGGATCCGCAGGAGAACAACGATGACAGCTACGAGCCGCCCCCCTGCGAGAGGAACAAGAGGATATTCCCTCCCGCCTCATCCGCACCCTTTTCCAAAGGTGAATACATAG ACAGCCGAGACAGGCCTGGTGAGAGCAGCGGCGACAGGCGTGGCGACAGGCGTGGCGACAGGCCGGGCGACAGGCCGGGAGACAGGCCGGTCCAGCCCCCCCGGAAACCAATCCTCCCCCCGGAGAGGCCCGCTGCTGTCCGGCCCGACAACGATGAT GAGGACTACATTAACCCCGAAGATGAAGATGATAACTACATTGATCCTTCAGAGAAGCCTGCTTCAG ATGCGAAACAGGGAGCAAAACGAAAGGAGGGGAGCCCGTCCAACAGAAGAGGAGCAGCGGTTCGgacacacagcccag ATGTGTATGAGGTACCGGACCCAGAG GAAAACTGCCCACCAAACAACAG ACCAAGTGTCCATCTAAGAATTTCTGCTCAAAGCCTGCCCCCTGTAGCCAGTCCCAG AATCCTCTCCAAGAAACCTCTTCCCAGTCCA AAACCACAGGATGAAGACGAGTATGAAGTGTGCGATGCAGATGAAA GTGACAGCGTTGACCAGGAAGACGTCCCGGTCCTCCCACTGAAAGCCCCGGCACCTCGGCCCAGGGACCT aaagAGCCCAAATCCGCCCCTGAAGCCG AAACCTGTCATAAACACAGAGAGTGAAG CCAAACCAGTGCCCTTGAAGCGCGACATCCCAAATGCAACGCCTTCATCCTCCTGCAGTAGTCTGGCAAAAACACG GTCCCCGTGCCTGCGGGAGGCCTCCTCTCCTA AACCCCCCGTGGAACAAAGGAGCCAAAGCGCGAACAAGCCGAGCGCCGACGAGAAG GATGCAGGTGTCTATCAGAAACCATGGTATGCAGGATCCTGCGATCGCAAGACGGCAGAAGATGCTTTGACCCGCTCAAATAAG GACGGGTCATTCATGGTGAGAAAGAGCTCTGGCCAGGACGTCCAGCAGCCGTACACGCTGGTGGTGTTTTACAAGAACAGAGTGTACAACATCCCAGTGCGGTACATTCAGTCTTTACATCAGTACGCTCTGGGCAGGGAGAAGAAGGGAGAAGAG CACTTCAGCAGCGTCTGCAGCATCATCGAGAACCACCAGAAGAAGGCCCTGGTTCTCATCGACAGTCAGAATAACACCAAGGACTCCACCAAACTTAGCCATGCTGTGAAACCCTAG
- the blnk gene encoding B-cell linker protein isoform X1 encodes MRASTQSSIEKKGFSPAPGSRGDSESPGMAAVNLPTKEQCETWTPKQVADFLSQNGMAECSETVRSTKIDGRWLLNLSGRDLSRFSVIHQPQLQKMVQDIKKNDGSIMNRLKRFQNEQAAFIRKTGRNTWDRFKSKPPPKVPVRDYSPDDDQEGDQWSGSEFDSDTYEDPQENNDDSYEPPPCERNKRIFPPASSAPFSKGEYIDSRDRPGESSGDRRGDRRGDRPGDRPGDRPVQPPRKPILPPERPAAVRPDNDDEDYINPEDEDDNYIDPSEKPASDAKQGAKRKEGSPSNRRGAAVRTHSPDVYEVPDPEENCPPNNRPSVHLRISAQSLPPVASPRILSKKPLPSPKPQDEDEYEVCDADESDSVDQEDVPVLPLKAPAPRPRDLKSPNPPLKPKPVINTESEAKPVPLKRDIPNATPSSSCSSLAKTRSPCLREASSPKPPVEQRSQSANKPSADEKDAGVYQKPWYAGSCDRKTAEDALTRSNKDGSFMVRKSSGQDVQQPYTLVVFYKNRVYNIPVRYIQSLHQYALGREKKGEEHFSSVCSIIENHQKKALVLIDSQNNTKDSTKLSHAVKP; translated from the exons ATGAGGGCCTCAACGCAGAGCAGCATCGAGAAGAAGGGCTTCTCGCCAGCGCCGGGTTCACGCGGCGACTCCGAGAGCCCGGGAATGGCAGCGGTGAACCTTCCCACCAAGGAGCAGTGCGAAACCTGGACCCCCAAGCAAGTGGCCGACTTCCTGAGCCAG AATGGAATGGCTGAATGTTCCGAAACCGTGAGAAGCACGAAAATAGATGGACGCTGGCTGCTG AACCTGTCCGGCAGAGACCTCAGCAGATTCAGCGTCATACACCAGCC GCAGCTCCAGAAGATGGTCCAGGATATCAAGAAGAATGATGGAAGCATCATGAACAGACTGAAGAG GTTTCAGAATGAACAAGCAGCTTTTATACGCAAAACTGGGAGAAATACATGGGACCG ATTTAAAAGCAAACCTCCACCAAAGGTGCCTGTCAGGGACTACAGTCCCG ATGATGACCAGGAGGGTGACCAGTGGTCGGGCTCTGAGTTT GACAGCGACACGTACGAGGATCCGCAGGAGAACAACGATGACAGCTACGAGCCGCCCCCCTGCGAGAGGAACAAGAGGATATTCCCTCCCGCCTCATCCGCACCCTTTTCCAAAGGTGAATACATAG ACAGCCGAGACAGGCCTGGTGAGAGCAGCGGCGACAGGCGTGGCGACAGGCGTGGCGACAGGCCGGGCGACAGGCCGGGAGACAGGCCGGTCCAGCCCCCCCGGAAACCAATCCTCCCCCCGGAGAGGCCCGCTGCTGTCCGGCCCGACAACGATGAT GAGGACTACATTAACCCCGAAGATGAAGATGATAACTACATTGATCCTTCAGAGAAGCCTGCTTCAG ATGCGAAACAGGGAGCAAAACGAAAGGAGGGGAGCCCGTCCAACAGAAGAGGAGCAGCGGTTCGgacacacagcccag ATGTGTATGAGGTACCGGACCCAGAG GAAAACTGCCCACCAAACAACAG ACCAAGTGTCCATCTAAGAATTTCTGCTCAAAGCCTGCCCCCTGTAGCCAGTCCCAG AATCCTCTCCAAGAAACCTCTTCCCAGTCCA AAACCACAGGATGAAGACGAGTATGAAGTGTGCGATGCAGATGAAA GTGACAGCGTTGACCAGGAAGACGTCCCGGTCCTCCCACTGAAAGCCCCGGCACCTCGGCCCAGGGACCT aaagAGCCCAAATCCGCCCCTGAAGCCG AAACCTGTCATAAACACAGAGAGTGAAG CCAAACCAGTGCCCTTGAAGCGCGACATCCCAAATGCAACGCCTTCATCCTCCTGCAGTAGTCTGGCAAAAACACG GTCCCCGTGCCTGCGGGAGGCCTCCTCTCCTA AACCCCCCGTGGAACAAAGGAGCCAAAGCGCGAACAAGCCGAGCGCCGACGAGAAG GATGCAGGTGTCTATCAGAAACCATGGTATGCAGGATCCTGCGATCGCAAGACGGCAGAAGATGCTTTGACCCGCTCAAATAAG GACGGGTCATTCATGGTGAGAAAGAGCTCTGGCCAGGACGTCCAGCAGCCGTACACGCTGGTGGTGTTTTACAAGAACAGAGTGTACAACATCCCAGTGCGGTACATTCAGTCTTTACATCAGTACGCTCTGGGCAGGGAGAAGAAGGGAGAAGAG CACTTCAGCAGCGTCTGCAGCATCATCGAGAACCACCAGAAGAAGGCCCTGGTTCTCATCGACAGTCAGAATAACACCAAGGACTCCACCAAACTTAGCCATGCTGTGAAACCCTAG